In Streptomyces sp. NBC_00483, a single window of DNA contains:
- a CDS encoding small basic family protein, giving the protein MIAVLGLVVGVVVGLFVRPEVPAVVEPYLPIAVVAALDAVFGALRAMLDGIFDDKVFVVSFLSNVVVAALIVFLGDKLGVGAQLSTGVVVVLGIRIFSNAAAIRRHVFRA; this is encoded by the coding sequence GTGATCGCCGTACTGGGCCTCGTCGTGGGAGTCGTGGTCGGTCTTTTCGTCCGGCCCGAGGTTCCGGCGGTCGTCGAGCCTTACCTTCCCATCGCCGTCGTCGCGGCGCTGGACGCGGTGTTCGGGGCGCTGCGCGCCATGTTGGACGGGATCTTCGACGACAAGGTGTTCGTCGTCTCGTTCCTGTCGAACGTCGTCGTGGCCGCGCTGATCGTCTTCCTGGGCGACAAGTTGGGCGTCGGCGCACAGCTGTCGACCGGTGTCGTCGTGGTGCTCGGCATCCGCATCTTCTCCAACGCGGCCGCGATCCGGCGGCATGTGTTCCGGGCGTGA
- a CDS encoding mannose-1-phosphate guanyltransferase — protein MKAVVMAGGEGTRLRPMTSSMPKPLLPVANRPIMEHVLRLLKRHGLSETVVTVQFLASLVKNYFGDGEELGMELTYANEEKPLGTAGSVKNAEEALKDDSFLVISGDALTDFDLTELIEFHKEKGALVTVCLTRVPNPLEFGITIVDEEGKVERFLEKPTWGQVFSDTVNTGIYVMEPEVFDYVEADVPVDWSGDVFPQLMKEGKPIYGYVAEGYWEDVGTHESYVKAQADVLEGKVDVELDGFEISPGVWVAEGAEVHPDAVLRGPLYIGDYAKVEADVEIREHTVVGSNVVVKSGAFLHKAVVHDNVYIGEHCNLRGCVVGKNTDIMRAARIEDGAVIGDECLVGEESIVQGNVRVYPFKTVEAGAFVNTSVIWESRGQAHLFGARGVSGILNVEITPELAVRLAGAYATTLKKGSTVTTARDHSRGARALKRAVISALQASAMDVRDLENVPLPVARQQTARGSAGGIMIRTTPGVPDSVDIMFFDERGADLSQGSQRKLDRVYARQEYRRAFPGEIGDLHFPSSVFDSYTGSLLRNVDTTGVAEAGLKVVVDASNGSAGLVLPSLLGRLGVDSLTINPGLDESRPTETADARRSGLVRLGEIVASARAAFGVRFDPVGERLSLVDEKGRIVEDDRALLVMLDLVAAERRSGRVALPVTTTRIAEQVAAYHGTQVEWTTTSPDDLTRVGREDGTIFGGDGRAGFIIPEFSSVFDGAAAFVRLIGLVARTQLTLSQIDARIPRAHVLKRDLATPWAVKGLVMRRVVEEAGERSVDTTDGVRVVEADGRWVMVLPDPAEAVTHLWAEGPDDASAQQLLDEWSAVVDSAGR, from the coding sequence ATGAAGGCCGTCGTGATGGCCGGAGGCGAAGGCACACGCCTTCGCCCCATGACCTCGAGTATGCCCAAGCCGCTCCTACCAGTGGCCAATCGGCCGATCATGGAGCATGTGCTCAGGTTGCTCAAGCGGCATGGGCTCAGCGAGACCGTGGTCACCGTTCAGTTCTTGGCCTCACTGGTCAAGAACTACTTCGGGGACGGCGAAGAGCTTGGAATGGAGCTCACCTATGCCAATGAGGAGAAGCCACTCGGCACTGCCGGCAGCGTGAAAAACGCTGAGGAAGCGCTGAAGGATGACTCTTTCCTTGTCATCTCGGGTGACGCCCTCACCGATTTCGACCTCACCGAGCTCATCGAATTCCACAAGGAAAAGGGTGCGCTCGTCACCGTCTGTCTGACGCGTGTGCCCAATCCGCTGGAATTCGGTATCACCATCGTCGACGAGGAGGGGAAGGTCGAGCGCTTCCTCGAGAAGCCGACCTGGGGACAGGTCTTCTCGGACACGGTGAACACGGGCATCTACGTGATGGAGCCCGAAGTCTTCGACTACGTCGAGGCCGATGTCCCGGTGGACTGGTCCGGGGATGTCTTCCCGCAGCTGATGAAGGAAGGCAAGCCCATCTACGGCTATGTCGCCGAGGGCTACTGGGAGGACGTCGGCACACACGAGAGCTATGTGAAGGCCCAGGCCGACGTCCTCGAAGGAAAGGTCGACGTCGAACTCGACGGGTTCGAGATCTCGCCCGGTGTGTGGGTGGCCGAAGGTGCTGAAGTGCACCCGGACGCCGTGCTGCGTGGGCCGCTCTACATCGGCGACTACGCCAAGGTCGAAGCGGATGTGGAGATCCGGGAGCACACGGTCGTCGGCTCGAACGTCGTCGTGAAGAGCGGGGCCTTCCTGCACAAGGCCGTCGTGCACGACAACGTCTACATCGGGGAGCACTGCAATCTCCGCGGCTGCGTGGTCGGCAAGAACACCGACATCATGCGGGCCGCGCGGATCGAGGACGGCGCCGTCATCGGCGACGAGTGCCTCGTCGGTGAGGAATCGATCGTCCAGGGCAATGTGCGGGTCTACCCGTTCAAGACCGTCGAGGCAGGCGCCTTCGTCAACACGTCGGTCATCTGGGAGTCGCGTGGGCAGGCCCATCTGTTCGGGGCCAGGGGCGTCTCCGGGATCCTGAATGTCGAGATCACGCCCGAACTGGCCGTGCGGCTCGCGGGGGCGTACGCGACGACGCTCAAGAAGGGGTCGACCGTCACGACCGCGCGTGACCACTCCCGTGGTGCGCGTGCGCTCAAGAGGGCCGTCATCTCCGCGCTCCAGGCCAGCGCCATGGACGTAAGGGATCTGGAGAATGTGCCGCTGCCCGTGGCGCGGCAGCAGACGGCTCGGGGAAGTGCCGGCGGGATCATGATCCGTACGACGCCCGGGGTGCCGGACTCCGTCGACATCATGTTCTTCGACGAGCGCGGGGCGGATCTTTCGCAGGGCAGCCAGCGCAAGCTGGACCGGGTGTACGCGCGGCAGGAGTACCGCAGGGCGTTCCCCGGGGAGATCGGCGATCTGCACTTCCCGTCGAGCGTCTTCGACTCGTACACGGGGTCTTTGCTGCGGAACGTCGATACGACGGGGGTCGCGGAGGCCGGGCTCAAGGTGGTCGTCGACGCGTCGAACGGAAGTGCCGGGCTCGTGCTGCCCAGCCTTCTCGGGCGGCTCGGCGTCGACTCCCTGACGATCAATCCCGGGCTCGACGAGTCGCGGCCCACGGAGACCGCGGACGCCCGCAGGTCCGGGCTCGTACGGCTGGGGGAGATCGTGGCCTCGGCGCGGGCCGCGTTCGGGGTGCGGTTTGACCCGGTCGGTGAGCGGCTTTCGCTGGTCGACGAGAAGGGGCGGATCGTCGAGGACGACCGGGCGTTGCTCGTGATGCTCGATCTTGTCGCCGCGGAGCGCAGGAGCGGGCGGGTGGCGCTGCCCGTGACCACGACCCGGATCGCGGAGCAGGTCGCCGCGTATCACGGGACGCAGGTCGAGTGGACGACCACGTCTCCCGATGACCTGACGCGCGTGGGGCGTGAGGACGGGACGATCTTCGGTGGGGACGGGCGGGCCGGGTTCATCATTCCCGAGTTCAGCAGCGTGTTCGACGGGGCCGCGGCGTTTGTGCGGCTCATCGGGCTCGTCGCCCGTACGCAGTTGACCCTCAGCCAGATCGACGCGCGGATTCCGCGGGCGCATGTGCTCAAGCGGGATCTGGCGACGCCGTGGGCCGTCAAGGGCCTCGTCATGCGCCGCGTCGTGGAGGAGGCGGGCGAGCGGTCCGTGGACACGACCGACGGTGTACGGGTCGTGGAGGCCGACGGACGTTGGGTGATGGTGCTGCCCGACCCGGCCGAGGCGGTCACCCACCTGTGGGCCGAGGGGCCGGACGACGCCTCGGCGCAGCAACTGCTCGACGAGTGGTCGGCGGTCGTGGACAGCGCCGGGCGCTGA
- a CDS encoding DUF881 domain-containing protein → MCGMPQQPPKRSTPERPARPDASMSLLTNVMDHSLDDGYAEATARKEALGQSGLPKTLRAKLGLAAGLVLAALVVTVGAAQARVTAPVVAKEREELIDRIDRETESADQLEGQVDSLRGRVGEMQREALKKHGGEQAELAGVLSGAVAVHGPGVKLVVDDAKSATTGDGSGPRESNGFSDTGRVRDRDMQRVMNGLWQSGAEAISINGQRLTSLSAIRAAGDAILVDNKPLVPPYTVLAVGDGQRLSTRFQNSPDGLYLHALQENFGVRTSISAQDDIELPAAPSVIVRTAQPRAEQKGTS, encoded by the coding sequence ATGTGCGGCATGCCGCAGCAGCCCCCCAAACGGAGCACCCCAGAGCGCCCCGCGCGCCCCGACGCCTCCATGTCGCTGCTGACCAACGTCATGGATCACAGCCTTGACGACGGGTATGCGGAGGCCACCGCGCGCAAAGAGGCGCTGGGGCAGAGCGGTTTGCCGAAGACGCTGCGGGCGAAGCTGGGGCTTGCGGCGGGGCTTGTGCTCGCCGCTCTCGTGGTGACGGTGGGGGCGGCGCAGGCCCGTGTCACCGCGCCGGTGGTGGCCAAGGAGCGCGAGGAGCTCATCGACCGCATCGACCGGGAGACCGAGTCCGCCGACCAACTGGAGGGACAGGTCGACTCGCTGCGCGGGCGCGTGGGGGAGATGCAGCGCGAGGCGTTGAAGAAGCACGGTGGTGAGCAGGCGGAGTTGGCGGGGGTGCTCTCCGGCGCCGTCGCCGTGCACGGCCCCGGTGTGAAGCTCGTCGTCGACGACGCGAAGTCGGCCACCACGGGCGACGGCAGCGGTCCGCGCGAGAGCAACGGTTTCTCGGACACGGGCCGCGTACGCGACCGGGACATGCAGCGCGTCATGAACGGTCTCTGGCAGTCCGGCGCCGAGGCCATCAGCATCAACGGGCAGCGCCTCACCTCGCTGTCCGCGATCAGGGCCGCGGGTGACGCGATACTGGTCGACAACAAGCCGCTGGTGCCGCCGTACACGGTGCTCGCGGTGGGGGACGGGCAACGGCTGAGCACCCGGTTCCAGAACAGCCCCGACGGTCTCTATCTGCATGCACTGCAGGAGAACTTCGGGGTCAGGACCAGTATTTCGGCTCAGGACGACATCGAGCTTCCTGCCGCACCCAGCGTGATCGTACGTACAGCACAGCCGAGAGCAGAGCAGAAGGGCACATCGTGA